A single window of Chloracidobacterium sp. DNA harbors:
- a CDS encoding UvrD-helicase domain-containing protein, translated as MLAERYLHHVRKHELSPLAIVAVTFTEKAAAELRSRIRQTLIEKLNDEKLIAEIEAAQISTMHSLAGRICRDFYDIAGIPADFVILDELESPLWASEKFDEALGQIDVEISDDLGFKWLVGVLNELLRDPLASEKALSLGAENWRKAIDQARSDAIAALVDSDVWSDAANILTDCCGGANDTLEVIRGDVINSMANVGSDGVVLELETILKRFKINSGSSKKWDASALERVRSCLVELKALVRSTLEVASITFGPDDEEAARRIPPLAEAFHQVREYIAAAKLREKVLDFNDLEHYALKVLADPLAVEHYRLRWKAFLVDEFQDTNPIQADILERLTSEAILTIVGDEKQSIYGFRGADVDVFSRVRDSIVDSRGGERVPLSRTFRTHETLVEAMNTLFKEVLGPIHQPLDAERKSSTIASPHITLATVAAEKGSLARDQQVIEARYIAARVKELNDAGVAYRDIAIIGRRWAPLETYQSVLSAVNIPAVNAGGGSLLETREALDVYSLISFLAQPSDPIPLAAVLRSPFFAISDKVLYDASRAVKGDVSWWGAIRGRPEFAHAVSVLDELIAGRDLLTAESLVRLADRLTGYGAVVANLPQGLRRTADLSGMYALLRKIDGRSGGGVFTSARVLRELYQTETDIPRPPVDAGDAVVLMTIHRAKGLEWPVVFVPDLTSKPRGDSAPIVIDSELGVAFQIEGDEYEKSEPGIYKLIKLRRKIRELEESRRLLYVAITRAKDKVILTAAKGKGYDLDILTPGLDAAGIVAQEIPFNYDDAIAPSPGDPPPFALPTTVSIEPVKIGVREIPATGLTTYALCPKQFEYQVVEGHPGISDVYARAREVGTLTHLALELDIDNIDELRRRSLEGNDAELNEAIGLAAKFREHPAYDAVRPLGTARELRSVVEIGSVSLTAIADVVGDDFVLDYKTDGTFNPHEHRFQLWAYARAFDKPRALIAYLRLDKLHEFDAVQLREIDAEALRLIDDIRNGDYTPKPSAETCGWCSYRTFCPASAATGLEI; from the coding sequence ATGCTTGCCGAACGGTATCTCCACCACGTTCGCAAACACGAGTTGTCGCCGCTAGCGATCGTCGCCGTTACGTTTACCGAAAAGGCCGCCGCGGAACTGCGTTCGCGCATCCGACAGACTCTGATCGAAAAGCTCAACGACGAAAAGTTGATCGCCGAGATCGAAGCCGCACAGATCAGTACGATGCACTCACTCGCGGGACGCATCTGTCGTGATTTCTACGACATTGCCGGTATTCCTGCGGATTTTGTCATACTCGATGAGCTCGAATCGCCACTCTGGGCCTCGGAGAAGTTTGACGAAGCTCTCGGGCAGATCGACGTCGAAATATCCGACGATCTTGGTTTCAAATGGCTGGTCGGCGTCCTCAACGAACTGCTCAGGGATCCACTGGCGTCTGAAAAAGCTCTCAGTCTCGGCGCCGAAAACTGGCGTAAGGCCATTGATCAGGCGCGCTCCGATGCCATCGCGGCACTTGTCGACTCAGACGTTTGGAGTGACGCGGCCAACATCCTTACAGATTGTTGCGGTGGGGCGAACGACACACTCGAGGTGATCCGCGGCGATGTGATCAACTCAATGGCCAACGTCGGCAGCGACGGCGTAGTCTTGGAACTTGAGACCATTCTGAAACGGTTCAAAATAAACTCCGGCAGTTCTAAAAAATGGGATGCGAGCGCCCTTGAACGCGTTCGCAGTTGCCTTGTCGAGCTCAAGGCTCTCGTTCGCAGTACCTTGGAGGTGGCGTCGATCACGTTTGGCCCCGACGACGAAGAGGCGGCCCGCCGCATACCGCCGTTGGCCGAGGCGTTTCATCAGGTTCGAGAATACATAGCCGCCGCAAAGCTGCGGGAAAAGGTTTTGGACTTTAACGATCTCGAGCATTATGCGCTGAAAGTTTTGGCAGATCCGTTGGCTGTGGAACACTACCGTTTGCGTTGGAAAGCGTTTCTGGTAGACGAGTTTCAGGACACAAACCCCATCCAGGCCGACATCCTCGAACGCCTCACGAGCGAGGCGATACTGACCATCGTCGGCGACGAAAAACAGTCCATATATGGATTTCGCGGTGCGGACGTCGATGTATTTTCCCGCGTTCGTGACTCGATCGTTGACTCCCGCGGCGGCGAACGCGTGCCGCTCAGTCGAACCTTTCGGACGCACGAGACACTCGTCGAGGCGATGAACACGCTATTCAAGGAAGTCCTGGGACCGATCCACCAACCGCTCGACGCCGAGCGAAAAAGTTCGACGATCGCATCGCCCCACATCACGCTGGCGACGGTCGCCGCGGAAAAGGGCAGTTTGGCCCGTGACCAGCAGGTGATCGAGGCGAGATATATCGCCGCCCGCGTCAAGGAGCTAAATGACGCCGGCGTCGCCTACCGCGACATCGCCATCATCGGACGTCGCTGGGCTCCGCTAGAGACATATCAGAGTGTGCTGTCGGCTGTGAATATACCGGCGGTCAATGCCGGCGGCGGCAGTTTGCTCGAAACCCGCGAAGCTCTCGACGTTTATTCGCTTATCAGCTTTCTGGCCCAACCGTCCGACCCGATCCCGCTCGCGGCGGTACTGCGAAGTCCATTTTTCGCAATTAGTGACAAGGTGCTTTATGACGCGTCGCGAGCGGTCAAGGGTGACGTTTCCTGGTGGGGTGCGATCCGTGGCCGGCCGGAGTTTGCCCATGCCGTCAGTGTCCTTGACGAATTGATCGCGGGCCGCGATCTCCTCACGGCAGAGAGCCTCGTCCGGCTTGCTGACCGTTTGACGGGATACGGCGCTGTTGTCGCAAATTTGCCGCAAGGCCTCAGGCGGACCGCCGACTTGAGCGGGATGTACGCTCTTTTGCGCAAGATTGACGGACGGTCGGGCGGCGGCGTTTTTACATCAGCGAGGGTTTTGCGCGAGTTGTACCAGACCGAGACCGATATCCCGCGTCCGCCCGTCGATGCCGGCGACGCCGTCGTGCTGATGACGATCCATCGTGCCAAAGGCCTCGAATGGCCGGTCGTTTTCGTCCCGGATCTCACCTCAAAGCCGCGCGGCGACAGTGCTCCGATCGTGATCGACAGCGAGTTGGGGGTAGCGTTTCAGATCGAGGGTGATGAATATGAAAAGAGCGAGCCCGGCATCTATAAGCTGATCAAACTCCGCCGCAAAATTCGCGAACTCGAAGAATCGCGTCGTCTGTTGTACGTCGCAATTACGCGGGCTAAGGACAAGGTGATCCTCACGGCGGCCAAGGGTAAGGGATACGATCTCGATATCCTTACTCCCGGCCTGGACGCCGCCGGCATCGTCGCCCAAGAGATACCGTTCAATTACGATGACGCGATAGCCCCTAGCCCGGGCGATCCGCCGCCATTTGCATTGCCGACTACGGTCAGTATCGAGCCTGTAAAGATCGGCGTTCGGGAAATCCCGGCGACCGGCCTGACGACCTACGCGCTCTGCCCCAAGCAATTTGAGTATCAGGTTGTCGAGGGTCATCCGGGAATATCGGATGTCTATGCTCGGGCTCGTGAGGTCGGTACGCTGACGCATTTGGCCCTCGAACTCGATATCGACAACATCGACGAACTCCGCCGCCGTTCGCTCGAAGGTAACGACGCTGAATTGAATGAGGCTATCGGTCTGGCCGCAAAGTTTCGCGAGCATCCGGCGTACGATGCCGTTCGCCCGCTCGGCACCGCCCGCGAACTCAGATCCGTGGTCGAGATCGGGAGTGTCAGCCTGACCGCTATTGCCGATGTTGTCGGCGATGATTTTGTGCTGGATTACAAGACGGACGGTACCTTTAACCCTCACGAACACCGCTTTCAGCTATGGGCATACGCTAGGGCTTTTGATAAGCCGAGGGCGTTGATCGCATACCTTCGCCTCGACAAACTCCACGAGTTTGATGCGGTACAACTCCGTGAGATCGATGCCGAGGCTCTCAGGTTGATCGACGACATTCGCAATGGCGATTACACACCAAAACCCTCAGCCGAAACCTGCGGATGGTGCTCATACCGTACTTTCTGCCCGGCGTCTGCGGCGACCGGACTTGAAATATAA
- a CDS encoding ATPase — translation MNSTIKNTDQTFAKRIHRGGGAHREGMKLAEPASCPKCSSIYCDGRWVSPQFVKESGKHKHWRPSNAVICQACRQIADHVVGGYLTLNGKFLVTHHDEIIRLIENEAIRAIEDNPLSRIMDRIEAEDEILLETTTEHMAQRLGHALNNAFSGKVTYDVSHENKVARVNWHRD, via the coding sequence ATGAACAGCACCATAAAAAATACCGATCAGACGTTTGCTAAACGGATCCATCGCGGGGGCGGTGCTCATCGTGAAGGGATGAAGCTTGCTGAACCGGCATCGTGTCCGAAATGCAGTTCTATTTACTGCGACGGTCGCTGGGTCAGTCCTCAGTTTGTTAAGGAAAGCGGTAAGCACAAGCATTGGCGACCCTCAAATGCCGTCATCTGTCAGGCGTGCCGCCAGATCGCCGATCACGTGGTCGGCGGTTATCTGACCTTGAATGGCAAGTTTCTCGTAACTCATCACGACGAGATCATCAGACTTATCGAAAATGAGGCGATCCGGGCGATCGAGGACAATCCGCTTTCGCGAATAATGGATCGGATCGAGGCCGAAGACGAGATTCTCTTGGAGACGACGACCGAGCATATGGCACAAAGACTCGGACACGCGCTCAATAACGCATTTTCGGGCAAGGTGACATACGATGTTTCGCACGAGAATAAGGTCGCCCGCGTAAACTGGCATCGCGATTAA
- a CDS encoding ImmA/IrrE family metallo-endopeptidase, which produces MRFLAEKASAACRQWNRKALNEDDFHRICRRLRVSVTEMPLRTNGFYYSVRGRHFIAIDSRLPPLKRLFVMFHELGHFLLHLPDSGTTANFHGVGHRDRKEREADIFAVCALIPRDWIVGRTADELVSDEGLPPDLVAERAELFRVRGI; this is translated from the coding sequence ATGCGATTTTTAGCCGAAAAAGCGTCAGCCGCCTGCCGTCAGTGGAACCGTAAAGCGTTGAACGAAGACGACTTTCACCGTATCTGCCGTCGTTTACGTGTCTCGGTGACAGAGATGCCTTTGCGGACGAACGGCTTTTACTATTCGGTTCGCGGCCGCCACTTTATCGCCATCGACAGCAGACTGCCGCCACTCAAAAGACTCTTTGTGATGTTTCACGAGCTGGGGCATTTTCTCCTGCATTTGCCTGACTCGGGCACCACAGCCAACTTTCACGGCGTCGGACACCGCGACCGTAAGGAGCGCGAGGCCGACATCTTTGCGGTATGTGCTCTGATCCCGAGGGATTGGATCGTGGGCCGCACCGCCGACGAACTTGTCAGCGATGAGGGATTGCCGCCGGACCTCGTCGCCGAACGGGCCGAGCTATTCAGGGTCAGAGGCATATAA
- a CDS encoding helix-turn-helix domain-containing protein yields MNDEFSKRLQRAFDYASMAEIARRIGVPHATVRNYFGGRLPAPEVLIKIANQTSVSLNWLLTGKGEMLVGVAPKLDLGRIFEERINEIIDRRFAASPSEPVEELGTIDAPPTFDIETAVRNFDDPQRVMNEWFRFEGRDYPEDYGVVFFQGWSSYSSAEKIEAVRDAKKVLDRTLKAK; encoded by the coding sequence ATGAACGACGAATTTTCTAAACGCCTCCAACGCGCCTTTGACTACGCCTCAATGGCCGAGATCGCCCGCCGCATCGGCGTGCCCCACGCAACCGTCCGTAATTACTTCGGCGGACGATTGCCCGCTCCTGAGGTGCTGATCAAGATCGCCAATCAAACCAGTGTTTCGCTGAATTGGCTGCTTACAGGTAAGGGCGAGATGCTGGTCGGCGTTGCGCCAAAACTCGATCTCGGCCGAATTTTTGAAGAAAGGATAAACGAGATCATCGACCGCCGATTTGCCGCTAGTCCATCCGAACCGGTCGAGGAACTTGGCACGATCGACGCACCGCCAACATTTGACATCGAAACGGCTGTTCGAAACTTTGACGACCCGCAGAGAGTGATGAACGAGTGGTTTCGCTTCGAGGGACGTGATTATCCCGAAGATTACGGCGTCGTGTTTTTCCAGGGTTGGTCGAGTTATTCGAGTGCCGAAAAGATCGAGGCCGTCCGCGATGCCAAAAAGGTGCTTGACCGTACTCTAAAGGCAAAGTAG